A portion of the Fulvia fulva chromosome 1, complete sequence genome contains these proteins:
- a CDS encoding Peregrin — MAAPELSPRRAQRTPARQHRALASIELATEPANPNKRRKFLPGGPGGGGRYIDEHGHELSREQVEAEGLRTLPRSRPRRETSHVDRSLRVAVTETPLVTRSAVRPSSSMTTRPRRERERPERYQPQPATPRPRYSSAAAAAAASQASDGYKPREERSWEEFHPDLGLDAGLLLYTADEVDGRISRYDPKLQTLNIRGFDGEPLANGDIEMKDAPEEVEELSFGSSSLSPLKRKPGRPPRRPEAMLNGLGSPPAPRIMPLPTHNPKERLNLPKPSFRHYNHFLQYEEDQKENKVNYVDRTMAHVGYQETDRYELLPAALIRLSEGQQAEDEAEVGLRLESDGPLPSGQAGVIISKVEYDMDEQDVAWLDDINQQRKAELQVDAIKPAIFEITMTQIEKEYHALEKRIPKPQPRHAQTHRPRSSSQAAVNGDPNPPGEEPDSKCSICDDGDCENANAIIFCDGCDLAVHQECYGVPFIPEGQWFCRKCKEIGRGTPTCIFCPNVDGAFKQTSTLRWSHLLCAIWIPEVSIANTTFMEPIQDVDKVPKSRWRLTCYICNQKMGACIQCGNKNCYQAFHVTCARRAKLFLKMKSQNQQGIDTTALKAFCDRHVSQDWRRAHDTENATIEAKRWYKHAFKDRKWADSQSAAQELGAPPPPDGGLGGDSVDDTIAVTPGAGRRKKQPQKSSWRLASGAPVVPAVVFNAVEASLARFTIRKRKEFVERACRYWTLKREARRGAALLKRLQLQLESFSSMEVTRRNFAGMGAAGLPRLKRRISFAKILQKDMGFLKNLTADIRQREELRLREIELLKELVDTVYFPIPPLLWPILRRAQKLDEKTRVFRAGFEILEQRLHERYYTSVADFSQDFSRVVGQALASRDKVDLTSDAGIDNIHAQLLENKPGTAEHMALTQEQKDLKRVAKRVLKPVRELLEEATRKEAQLRGLELEEELRKLDSMGIFASATREDGEEEIDSANRRRTASDASAVAGASHDIHDTGMIDADEPTDDAAIHLNVAGNDATTPVPEAKTAPASKAASYASSIPEHQSKTRSDRPAEPLSPPISRSSSAPNGPDGSTSGDDSNVLSESHDVFAQGGVPWYLEPFDPLGTTIHEERYTGRAVLRDMSEELSDMDEDTLTELAPVGVEDTPNGTGSTNGTGPTPARADAIKKANKKKRGRRQHWSR; from the exons ATGGCGGCCCCAGAACTGTCCCCGCGACGCGCACAGCGAACACCCGCTCGACAACACCGTGCACTTGCCTCCATCGAGCTGGCCACCGAGCCAGCCAACCCCAACAAACGGCGCAAGTTCCTGCCTGGCGGACCTGGAGGCGGCGGCAGATACATCGACGAACACGGCCACGAGCTCAGCAGGGAGCAGGTGGAGGCGGAGGGTCTGCGTACCCTCCCCAGATCGCGACCCAGGCGTGAGACGTCGCACGTGGACAGATCGCTGCGCGTGGCAGTAACCGAGACGCCGCTTGTCACACGCTCAGCAGTCCGTCCCAGTTCAAGCATGACAACGAGACCACGCCGAGAGCGCGAACGCCCTGAGCGATACCAACCCCAGCCCGCAACACCCCGCCCACGATATAGCAGCGCGGCAGCGGCGGCAGCTGCGAGTCAGGCAAGCGATGGATACAAGCCGAGGGAGGAGCGTAGCTGGGAAGAGTTCCACCCTGACTTAGGTCTGGATGCAGGCTTGTTACTGTACACCGCAGACGAGGTGGATGGCAGAATAAGCCGTTACGATCCGAAGCTCCAGACGCTCAACATACGCGGGTTCGATGGCGAGCCGCTGGCAAATGGGGACATTGAGATGAAAGATGCTCCCGAGGAGGTTGAGGAACTGTCGTTTGGCTCGTCTTCCCTGTCACCACTGAAGCGCAAACCAGGCAGGCCGCCTAGGAGGCCAGAGGCGATGCTGAACGGATTGGGATCTCCACCCGCCCCTAGAATCATGCCTCTCCCGACACATAATCCTAAAGAGAGGTTGAACCTCCCCAAGCCATCCTTCCGACACTACAACCATTTCCTGCAGTACGAGGAAGATCAGAAGGAGAATAAGGTCAACTACGTAGATCGTACCATGGCGCACGTGGGTTACCAGGAGACGGATCGCTATGAGCTACTTCCCGCAGCTTTGATTCGCCTGTCTGAGGGACAGCAGGCCGAAGACGAGGCAGAAGTGGGCCTGAGGCTGGAAAGTGATGGCCCTCTGCCAAGTGGACAAGCGGGTGTGATTATCAGTAAGGTCGAATACGACATGGACGAGCAAGATGTGGCATGGCTCGATGACATCAATCAGCAACGCAAAGCGGAACTACAAGTCGATGCGATCAAACCTGCGATCTTCGAGATCACCATGACTCAAATCGAGAAGGAGTACCATGCATTGGAAAAGCGCATACCGAAACCGCAGCCAAGACACGCTCAGACGCATAGGCCGCGTTCGAGCTCTCAAGCAGCTGTCAATGGCGATCCAAATCCGCCGGGAGAGGAGCCCGATAGTAAGTGTTCGATCTGCGACGACGGAGACTGTGAGAATGCCAACGCCATCATCTTTTGTGACGGATGCGACTTAGCGGTTCATCAGGAGTGCTACGGTGTGCCCTTCATTCCAGAGGGACAGTGGTTTTGTCGAAAATGCAAAGAGATTGGCCGCGGAACACCAACGTGTATCTTTTGCCCAAACGTGGATGGTGCATTCAAACAGACCAGTACGCTAAGGTGGAGCCACCTACTGTGTGCCATCTGGATCCCGGAAGTCTCGATCGCCAACACCACATTCATGGAGCCGATCCAGGATGTCGACAAAGTGCCAAAGAGCAGATGGAGATTGACGTGTTACATCTGCAACCAGAAAATGGGAGCTTGCATACAGTGCGGGAACAAAAACTGCTACCAAGCGTTTCATGTGACATGTGCGCGCCGCGCGAAGCTTTTCCTCAAAATGAAGTCGCAGAACCAGCAAGGCATCGATACTACCGCACTAAAGGCATTCTGTGACCGACACGTCTCTCAAGACTGGCGGAGAGCACATGACACCGAAAATGCGACCATCGAAGCCAAACGATGGTACAAGCACGCTTTCAAGGACCGGAAGTGGGCTGACAGCCAAAGTGCAGCTCAAGAGCTTGGTGCACCACCACCGCCGGATGGTGGCCTGGGTGGCGACAGTGTGGATGATACTATCGCTGTCACTCCTGGAGCTGGCAGACGAAAAAAGCAGCCACAAAAGTCAAGCTGGAGATTGGCTTCAGGCGCTCCAGTCGTCCCAGCTGTCGTCTTCAACGCAGTAGAAGCAAGTCTTGCACGGTTCACCATCCGTAAGCGGAAGGAGTTCGTTGAGAGGGCCTGTAGATACTGGACGCTGAAGAGAGAAGCTCGCAGAGGTGCTGCTCTGCTGAAACGCCTGCAGCTGCAGTTGGAAAGCTTTTCTAGCATGGAAGTCACCCGCCGTAACTTCGCAGGCATGGGCGCTGCTGGGCTACCACGACTGAAGCGACGTATCTCGTTTGCCAAGATACTGCAGAAAGATATGGGTTTCTTGAAGAATCTGACTGCCGACATCAGACAGCGGGAAGAATTACGCCTGAGGGAGATTGAGCTTCTGAAAGAGCTTGTTGATACAGTTTACTTCCCCATACCGCCGCTACTGTGGCCCATTCTGCGGCGCGCCCAAAA GCTTGATGAGAAGACTCGCGTATTTCGCGCCGGCTTCGAGATCCTGGAACAGCGGCTTCACGAACGATACTATACCTCGGTCGCGGACTTTTCGCAAGACTTCTCCCGCGTCGTTGGTCAGGCGCTTGCCTCCCGGGACAAGGTTGACTTGACTTCGGACGCAGGCATCGATAACATCCATGCCCAGCTTCTTGAGAACAAGCCTGGCACCGCTGAGCACATGGCTCTCACGCAAGAGCAGAAGGACTTGAAGCGCGTAGCTAAGCGAGTGCTCAAGCCAGTCAGAGAGCTTCTTGAAGAGGCCACTCGTAAAGAAGCTCAATTACGAGGGCTTGAGTTGGAAGAAGAGCTTCGCAAGCTGGACTCGATGGGCATCTTCGCATCCGCCACCAGGGAGGATGGCGAAGAAGAGATCGATTCAGCCAACCGACGTCGGACAGCTTCGGACGCCTCGGCAGTTGCAGGTGCGTCTCACGACATTCACGACACGGGAATGATCGATGCTGACGAACCAACCGACGATGCAGCCATCCACTTGAATGTGGCAGGCAACGACGCCACGACACCAGTCCCCGAAGCCAAGACCGCGCCTGCCAGCAAGGCTGCGAGCTACGCTTCCTCAATACCAGAGCACCAATCGAAGACGCGCAGCGACAGACCAGCTGAGCCACTCTCACCGCCAATCTCGCGGTCATCCTCCGCGCCTAATGGCCCAGATGGCTCTACCAGTGGCGACGACAGCAACGTCCTCTCCGAATCCCACGACGTCTTCGCCCAAGGCGGTGTGCCGTGGTACCTCGAGCCCTTCGATCCGCTCGGCACAACAATCCACGAGGAACGCTACA